The Methylomonas koyamae genome has a segment encoding these proteins:
- a CDS encoding sialidase family protein — MNKFSRAATAGFAVSVLLAVASSAAFADRPLKWRELAVPAADNSQQHHLEKTAAGELILSWVETDGNASTAKFAVLEKTGWSLPLTVIREQGKLADPPVVLGLSDGSLAAAWMPYPTDSTDRYASDIFLARSIDGGLSWSAPLKPYGAAARVYDAQMSLAALPGGRLALVWTDMRLASHDPAADPKANRYQLVSAVIDRDWRANPEQILDNDVCSCCRSYTAALGERLLTVYRDHAAGEIRDISAVRWQPVSATPQIGSVHADGWVIGGCPSNGPSVDLAPANAVVAWFSAADGKGRVKAAFSHDGGETFRAPVELDADASGYANASLLEDGSALVSWRGRQGPDDELRVAKLGEDGKISRRTTLYRGGFPKWPSKYLATQVIGNQAYVAWTDPALKRVRLAVVELN, encoded by the coding sequence ATGAACAAATTTTCGCGGGCCGCAACGGCCGGATTCGCAGTCTCGGTTTTGCTGGCGGTTGCCAGCTCCGCCGCCTTCGCCGACCGGCCGCTGAAATGGCGGGAACTGGCAGTGCCGGCCGCCGACAATAGCCAGCAACACCATTTGGAAAAAACCGCGGCGGGCGAGCTGATCCTGAGTTGGGTGGAAACCGACGGCAATGCCAGCACCGCCAAATTTGCCGTGCTGGAAAAAACGGGCTGGAGTCTGCCGTTAACGGTAATCCGCGAGCAAGGCAAACTGGCCGATCCGCCGGTCGTGCTGGGCTTGAGCGACGGCAGCCTGGCCGCTGCCTGGATGCCGTATCCCACGGACTCGACGGACCGTTATGCTTCCGATATTTTTCTGGCGCGCTCTATCGACGGCGGCCTGAGCTGGAGCGCGCCGCTGAAACCTTACGGCGCGGCAGCGCGGGTCTACGACGCGCAAATGTCGCTGGCGGCGCTGCCGGGCGGGCGCTTGGCATTGGTCTGGACCGACATGCGTTTAGCCAGCCACGATCCGGCCGCCGATCCGAAAGCCAACCGCTACCAGTTGGTGTCGGCCGTGATCGATAGGGATTGGCGGGCGAATCCCGAACAAATTCTGGACAACGACGTTTGTTCCTGCTGCCGCAGCTACACTGCGGCGCTCGGCGAACGTTTGCTGACTGTCTACCGCGACCATGCCGCCGGCGAAATCCGCGACATTAGTGCGGTGCGCTGGCAGCCGGTTAGCGCAACGCCGCAAATCGGCAGCGTCCACGCCGACGGCTGGGTGATAGGCGGTTGCCCTAGCAACGGGCCGTCGGTCGATCTGGCACCGGCCAATGCCGTGGTGGCCTGGTTCAGCGCCGCCGACGGCAAGGGCCGGGTCAAGGCGGCGTTCTCGCACGACGGCGGCGAAACGTTCCGGGCACCGGTCGAGTTGGATGCCGACGCCAGCGGTTACGCCAATGCCTCGTTGCTGGAAGACGGTTCGGCTCTGGTCAGTTGGCGTGGCCGGCAGGGACCGGACGACGAATTGCGCGTGGCCAAGCTCGGCGAGGACGGTAAAATCAGCCGCCGCACCACGCTGTATCGCGGCGGATTCCCGAAATGGCCCAGCAAGTATCTGGCGACGCAAGTGATCGGCAACCAAGCCTACGTGGCCTGGACCGATCCGGCCCTGAAGCGGGTAAGGCTGGCCGTGGTCGAATTGAATTGA
- a CDS encoding DUF692 domain-containing protein has protein sequence MQSVRNLVHGAGLGLRRSFLSEIVDQPPTQVGFYEVAPENWMPIGGKFGKQFRAMTERFDFVCHGLSLSIGSSDPLDEQFVRDLKRFMAEHGIKFYSEHLSYCSHGGHLYDLMPMPFTADAVKHVAARIRRVQDILEQRIAIENISYYAAPGQEMAEIDFFNAVVAEADCDVLLDINNIYVNSVNHGYDAAAFLRAMPAERVAYAHIAGHYVEAEDFLVDTHGAAVIDPVWTLLATAYDLFGVFPTLLERDFNIPPLAELLREVDTISAIQQHAVAAEKRVA, from the coding sequence ATGCAGAGCGTTCGCAATCTGGTCCACGGTGCCGGCCTGGGTTTGCGCCGTTCGTTTTTGAGCGAGATTGTCGACCAGCCGCCAACGCAAGTCGGCTTCTACGAAGTGGCACCGGAGAACTGGATGCCGATCGGCGGCAAGTTCGGCAAGCAATTTCGGGCCATGACCGAGCGCTTCGACTTCGTTTGCCACGGCCTGTCGCTATCCATCGGTAGCAGCGATCCGCTCGACGAACAGTTCGTGCGCGATCTTAAACGGTTCATGGCCGAACACGGCATCAAGTTTTACAGCGAACACCTCAGCTATTGCAGCCACGGCGGGCATCTATACGATTTGATGCCGATGCCGTTTACCGCCGACGCGGTCAAACATGTCGCGGCCCGCATTCGTCGGGTACAGGACATTCTGGAACAGCGTATCGCCATCGAAAATATTTCCTATTATGCCGCGCCCGGGCAGGAAATGGCCGAGATCGATTTTTTCAATGCCGTCGTTGCCGAGGCCGATTGCGATGTGCTGCTCGATATCAATAATATCTACGTCAATAGCGTCAACCACGGTTACGACGCCGCCGCTTTTCTGCGGGCCATGCCGGCCGAGCGGGTCGCGTACGCGCATATTGCCGGTCATTACGTCGAAGCCGAAGACTTCTTGGTCGACACCCATGGCGCCGCGGTGATCGACCCGGTCTGGACGTTGCTGGCGACGGCTTACGATCTGTTCGGCGTCTTTCCAACCTTGCTGGAACGGGATTTCAACATTCCACCCCTGGCTGAATTGTTACGGGAAGTGGACACGATCAGCGCCATTCAACAGCATGCCGTTGCCGCCGAAAAACGGGTGGCTTGA
- a CDS encoding thymidylate synthase, with product MQPYLDLLADIMANGVDKNDRTGTGTRSVFGRQIRYNLADGFPLLTTKKLHFKSIAYELLWFLRGDTNIKYLNDHGVTIWDEWATPDGELGPVYGAQWRNWLGPDGTCYDQIEILVDGLKRKPDSRRHVVSAWNVGFLPDETIGPRENAAAGRMALPPCHVLYQFYVANGKLSCMMTQRSADCFLGVPYNQASVALLTHMLAQQCGFEPGELIMSFGDVHVYRNHFAQVELQLGRQPLPLPQLQFGRRPESIFDYRFSDFELLNYQAHPHIAGAVSV from the coding sequence ATGCAACCCTACTTAGATCTTCTGGCCGACATCATGGCCAACGGCGTCGACAAAAACGACCGTACCGGCACCGGGACGCGCTCGGTATTCGGCCGGCAAATCCGTTACAACCTGGCCGACGGTTTCCCGTTGTTAACCACCAAAAAACTGCATTTCAAATCGATAGCCTACGAGTTGTTATGGTTTCTGCGCGGCGACACCAATATCAAATACTTGAACGACCACGGCGTCACAATCTGGGACGAGTGGGCGACCCCGGACGGCGAGCTCGGTCCGGTTTACGGCGCGCAATGGCGCAATTGGTTGGGGCCGGATGGCACCTGTTACGACCAGATCGAGATTCTGGTCGACGGCTTGAAGCGTAAACCCGACTCGCGGCGGCACGTGGTCAGCGCCTGGAACGTGGGTTTTCTACCGGATGAAACCATAGGGCCACGCGAAAATGCGGCGGCCGGCAGGATGGCGTTGCCGCCGTGCCATGTGCTGTACCAGTTTTACGTCGCCAATGGCAAATTGTCTTGCATGATGACTCAGCGCAGTGCCGATTGTTTTTTGGGTGTGCCGTATAACCAGGCCAGCGTGGCATTATTGACGCATATGCTGGCCCAGCAATGCGGTTTCGAACCGGGCGAGCTGATCATGTCGTTCGGCGACGTCCACGTCTATCGCAACCATTTTGCCCAAGTAGAATTGCAATTGGGCCGCCAGCCTTTGCCGCTGCCGCAGTTGCAGTTCGGGCGCCGGCCGGAGTCGATTTTCGATTACCGGTTTAGCGATTTCGAATTGCTGAATTATCAGGCGCACCCGCATATTGCCGGGGCCGTGTCGGTATGA
- a CDS encoding DUF4276 family protein, whose translation MEGDGEVIALPILLRRLNQWLTPDIHVDVGYPIRVRRDRFLNRADEFRRHLSLAANKCGDEGWILILFDADDDCPAELGQEILRRAESIVPHRKISVVLANREYEAWFVAAAESLQGHRGFTYDPAKFVDPEQPRDAKGWIKACMANRSYGETTDQPAFSAQINLQLAFDRSRSFRKLCSEWHKRSLAAGA comes from the coding sequence GTGGAAGGCGATGGCGAAGTTATCGCTTTACCCATTCTGTTACGGCGACTCAACCAGTGGTTAACCCCGGACATACACGTCGATGTGGGGTATCCGATTCGAGTTCGTCGCGACCGCTTTTTAAACAGAGCGGACGAATTTCGTCGCCACTTAAGTCTTGCCGCTAACAAATGCGGCGACGAGGGCTGGATATTGATTCTGTTCGATGCGGACGATGACTGCCCCGCCGAACTGGGCCAAGAGATTTTGCGGCGCGCCGAAAGTATCGTCCCGCACCGGAAAATTTCCGTGGTGTTGGCAAACAGAGAGTACGAGGCCTGGTTTGTCGCAGCCGCCGAATCGCTGCAGGGACATCGAGGCTTTACTTACGACCCGGCAAAGTTTGTCGATCCCGAACAACCGCGCGATGCCAAGGGGTGGATCAAGGCTTGCATGGCCAATCGTTCGTATGGCGAAACCACCGATCAGCCGGCGTTTTCCGCGCAAATAAACTTGCAGTTAGCATTTGACCGTAGTCGCTCGTTCAGAAAACTTTGCAGCGAATGGCATAAACGGTCATTGGCCGCTGGGGCCTAA
- the smbP gene encoding small metal-binding protein SmbP produces MKTLTAITVSALLFASSGVFAEEHAATALEHANQAVTHGKAGHASVLVEHAEAALPHAKKGAEVAKGEAKTHMEAGVKSLESAVEHGKMGHADVATKAAEEAVEHIKAGNK; encoded by the coding sequence ATGAAAACATTAACAGCGATTACCGTCAGCGCACTATTGTTTGCCAGCAGCGGCGTATTTGCCGAAGAACATGCCGCAACCGCGCTGGAACACGCCAACCAGGCCGTGACCCACGGCAAAGCCGGCCATGCTTCGGTATTGGTAGAACACGCCGAAGCCGCTCTGCCCCATGCCAAAAAAGGCGCCGAAGTCGCCAAAGGCGAAGCCAAAACCCACATGGAGGCCGGCGTCAAATCTCTGGAAAGCGCGGTCGAGCACGGCAAAATGGGCCATGCCGACGTTGCGACCAAAGCCGCCGAGGAAGCCGTCGAACATATCAAAGCCGGCAACAAATAA
- a CDS encoding ASCH domain-containing protein, with protein MNDYPEKTCEIDRLIRHPKLVAAALAGDKTQQRRDGLYAYPGETFVLEGVEFEITAVERQRIGDMSDADAQAEGYPNLAVYKDLILRMHSGMEWNDDGLVWLHCFKRRQPE; from the coding sequence ATGAACGACTACCCTGAAAAGACTTGCGAGATCGACCGACTGATCCGCCATCCTAAGCTGGTGGCAGCGGCACTGGCCGGCGACAAGACCCAACAACGCCGGGACGGCCTGTACGCCTACCCTGGGGAAACGTTTGTTTTGGAAGGCGTCGAGTTCGAGATCACCGCGGTGGAGCGGCAACGCATCGGCGATATGAGCGACGCCGACGCCCAAGCCGAGGGCTATCCGAATTTGGCGGTATATAAGGATTTGATCTTGCGCATGCACAGCGGCATGGAATGGAACGACGACGGCCTGGTATGGCTACACTGCTTCAAGCGGCGCCAGCCGGAATAA
- a CDS encoding DedA family protein, producing the protein MDFQDIQQLVIDYGYLALFIGTYLEGETILVIAGFLAHSGYLALEWVMLTAFLGTFAGDQTFFYLGRWKGISFLEKRPLWHSKTDKVFDLLHKHQIPVILGFRFLYGVRNVTPFVIGASKIHPLKFFALNFLGAAIWAIAVGYLGYTFGQFAESIMGQVKKYEMYILGVLVAIGLALFWRSTHKPEE; encoded by the coding sequence ATGGATTTTCAGGATATACAACAGCTGGTTATCGATTACGGTTATCTGGCCTTATTCATCGGTACCTATCTGGAAGGCGAAACCATTCTGGTAATTGCCGGCTTTTTGGCGCATAGCGGCTATTTAGCGCTGGAATGGGTCATGTTGACAGCGTTCCTCGGCACCTTTGCCGGCGACCAGACCTTCTTTTATCTGGGACGCTGGAAGGGGATCTCTTTTTTGGAGAAGCGGCCGCTTTGGCATAGTAAAACCGACAAAGTGTTCGATCTGCTGCACAAACACCAGATACCGGTGATTCTCGGTTTCCGTTTTCTGTACGGCGTACGCAACGTGACGCCGTTCGTGATCGGCGCCAGCAAGATTCATCCGCTGAAGTTCTTTGCCTTGAATTTTCTGGGTGCGGCGATCTGGGCCATCGCTGTCGGTTACTTGGGCTATACCTTCGGCCAATTTGCCGAATCCATCATGGGCCAGGTCAAAAAATACGAAATGTATATTCTGGGCGTGTTGGTGGCGATAGGTCTGGCCTTGTTTTGGCGTTCGACGCATAAACCGGAAGAGTAA
- the nth gene encoding endonuclease III, with the protein MNSEKRLTIFQRLAEATPNPTTELNYSTPFELLVAVVLSAQATDKGVNKATAKLFPVANTPQAILALGEDGLKDHIKTIGLFNSKAANVIKLCQTLLEKHRGEVPREREALEALAGVGRKTANVILNTAFGQPTIAVDTHIFRVANRTGLAPGKNVLEVEKKLEKTVPKPYKKDAHHLLILHGRYICIARKPRCGACCIADLCEFKDKNPA; encoded by the coding sequence ATGAATAGTGAAAAACGCCTGACGATTTTTCAACGCCTAGCCGAGGCCACGCCGAATCCGACCACCGAATTGAATTACAGCACGCCGTTCGAATTGCTGGTGGCAGTGGTGTTGTCGGCGCAAGCGACCGACAAGGGCGTCAACAAAGCGACCGCCAAATTGTTTCCGGTCGCCAATACGCCGCAGGCGATTTTGGCTTTGGGCGAAGACGGCTTGAAAGATCACATCAAGACCATCGGTTTATTTAATAGCAAGGCGGCAAATGTCATAAAACTTTGCCAGACTCTGCTGGAAAAGCATCGGGGCGAGGTTCCGCGTGAGCGGGAAGCGCTGGAAGCGCTGGCTGGCGTCGGCCGCAAAACGGCTAACGTGATTTTGAATACCGCATTCGGCCAGCCAACCATCGCGGTCGATACCCATATTTTCCGGGTCGCCAACCGCACCGGCCTAGCGCCGGGGAAAAACGTGCTGGAGGTGGAGAAGAAACTGGAAAAGACGGTGCCCAAGCCCTATAAAAAAGATGCGCACCACTTACTGATCCTGCACGGCCGCTACATCTGTATTGCCCGAAAGCCGCGCTGTGGGGCCTGTTGCATCGCGGACCTGTGCGAATTTAAGGACAAGAATCCAGCTTGA
- a CDS encoding DNA-binding domain-containing protein — protein MAASFQTTQQRFAAYIRDPYSNPLPADVAPKRMAMYRELFFNNIDSFIASNFPVLRAILDDAQWLELTQDFFSRHHCRTPYFSEIAEEFLEYMQNERNQPDDYPFLLELAHYEWVEMALSIAKDAPNWGDQAFLANLSTQTIALSQLAWPLLYQYPVHLIGPDFLPAQPPEQATCLVVYRDQADQVHFLQVSGLTLSLLQILQDRGPMPAAQCLQIVAAEFPQVEPQLLHSNGLAMLRELAEKGIVIPAGAA, from the coding sequence ATGGCAGCATCTTTTCAAACCACGCAACAGCGATTTGCCGCCTATATCCGCGATCCGTATAGCAATCCGCTGCCGGCCGATGTCGCGCCTAAACGGATGGCGATGTACCGCGAATTGTTTTTCAACAATATCGATAGTTTCATTGCCAGCAATTTTCCAGTGTTACGGGCCATTCTGGACGATGCACAATGGCTGGAGTTGACGCAGGATTTTTTTTCCCGCCACCACTGCCGGACGCCGTATTTTTCCGAGATTGCCGAAGAGTTTTTGGAGTATATGCAAAACGAGCGCAATCAGCCGGACGACTATCCGTTTCTGCTGGAGTTGGCTCATTACGAATGGGTGGAAATGGCGCTGTCGATTGCCAAGGATGCGCCGAATTGGGGTGACCAGGCGTTTTTGGCCAACCTGTCTACCCAAACCATTGCGCTGTCACAACTGGCCTGGCCGTTGTTGTACCAATATCCGGTGCACCTCATCGGTCCGGATTTCCTGCCGGCGCAGCCGCCCGAGCAAGCGACTTGCCTGGTCGTCTATCGCGACCAGGCGGACCAAGTCCACTTTCTGCAGGTGAGCGGTCTGACGCTAAGCTTGCTGCAAATCCTGCAAGACCGGGGACCGATGCCCGCCGCGCAATGTTTGCAAATCGTCGCAGCCGAATTCCCGCAGGTCGAGCCGCAACTGTTGCACAGCAACGGCTTGGCGATGTTGCGGGAACTGGCCGAAAAAGGAATCGTTATTCCGGCTGGCGCCGCTTGA
- a CDS encoding DUF1624 domain-containing protein, translated as MSQRIACLDNLRGLVMMLMTLDHTRDYFSISHFDPTDLQKTTAALFLTRWITHFCAAVFVFLAGTSAYLWAAKRGTDAPVSGFLAKRGLLLLVLVCTVEAWAWNFRADLRHIDGGVLWALGWSMIVLAALVKLPLGWVVVIGGSMVVGHNLFDGLKPADLGWFGPWWSVLHTGDDIDLGAGWQLNPYYPLIPWVGVMALGYGFGHLLTVEQWRNPRWLMLLGCSLLAGFVALRYSNLYGDPQPWQAYPDPSFTLLSFLNCHKYPPSLLYLLMTLGPALVFLALAARPLPVLQVFGRTPLFYYLIHLYTIHGLAVLVALINGGPVAVVMGGGIWQKDWPADYGFGLVGVYGFWLLVLLMLYPVCRWFEAFKAARRQWCWLQYL; from the coding sequence ATGAGTCAACGTATCGCTTGCTTGGACAATTTGCGCGGATTGGTCATGATGTTGATGACGCTCGATCATACCCGCGATTATTTCAGTATTTCCCATTTCGATCCTACCGATTTGCAGAAAACCACCGCAGCGCTGTTCCTGACTCGCTGGATTACGCATTTCTGCGCGGCCGTGTTCGTGTTTCTGGCCGGCACCAGCGCCTATTTGTGGGCGGCTAAACGCGGTACGGACGCTCCGGTTAGCGGTTTTCTCGCCAAGCGCGGTTTGCTGTTGCTGGTATTGGTTTGTACGGTAGAAGCCTGGGCCTGGAATTTTCGCGCCGATTTGCGCCACATCGACGGCGGCGTGTTGTGGGCGCTTGGCTGGTCGATGATCGTGTTGGCTGCGCTGGTGAAATTGCCGTTGGGCTGGGTCGTCGTGATCGGCGGATCGATGGTTGTCGGGCACAATTTGTTCGATGGGCTTAAACCTGCCGACTTGGGTTGGTTCGGACCGTGGTGGTCGGTGCTGCATACCGGGGACGACATCGATTTGGGCGCTGGCTGGCAATTGAACCCATATTACCCGCTGATTCCCTGGGTCGGCGTGATGGCCTTGGGTTACGGCTTCGGCCATTTGTTGACCGTGGAGCAATGGCGAAATCCCCGGTGGCTGATGCTACTGGGCTGTAGCTTGCTTGCCGGGTTTGTCGCGTTGCGCTACAGCAATCTGTACGGCGATCCGCAACCGTGGCAAGCCTACCCAGACCCGTCGTTCACGCTGCTGTCGTTTCTAAACTGCCACAAATATCCGCCGTCACTATTGTATTTGCTGATGACGTTGGGGCCGGCGCTGGTGTTTTTGGCGCTTGCGGCGCGGCCGCTGCCGGTACTGCAAGTATTCGGCAGGACTCCGCTGTTCTATTATCTGATTCATCTATACACGATCCACGGTCTGGCGGTACTGGTGGCGTTGATCAACGGCGGTCCGGTGGCGGTAGTGATGGGCGGCGGGATTTGGCAGAAAGACTGGCCGGCCGATTACGGTTTTGGCTTGGTCGGCGTTTACGGCTTTTGGTTGCTGGTATTACTGATGCTGTATCCGGTGTGCCGCTGGTTCGAAGCGTTTAAAGCGGCGCGGCGGCAGTGGTGTTGGCTGCAATATTTGTAG
- a CDS encoding AAA family ATPase, with the protein MAHAHITRVVLRNYKSIGYCNVKLDQLTYLVGANGSGKSNFLDALHLVRDALTSSLDNALNERGGLSEVRRYSSGHPNHFGIRLEFLLANGQRGHYAFNVGALSGQGYKVQTEECVLEGIGRGPFFQIDKGKLRNTSESTFPSVTSDRLALVAASGMTEFRPVFDLLSTMGFYNLNPKLMRELQKPQEGRLLKPVGENIASVIGHLERVSPERMTIIQDYLQTVVPMVHGVERKSIGPMETLEFRQDMAGAKHPWRFLAQNMSDGTLRALGILAALFQGNPDYAPTLIGIEEPETALHPAASSALREALNRASQETQIIVTSHSPDLLDDLQLSADSLLSVVSEKGETRIGPIDEASRQAMRDSLFSAGELLRLNQLVPDRKQLELEEQKQTDLFGDSRP; encoded by the coding sequence ATGGCCCATGCCCATATCACTCGCGTCGTATTACGGAATTACAAAAGCATCGGTTATTGCAACGTAAAATTGGACCAGCTCACCTATTTGGTCGGGGCAAACGGTTCCGGTAAAAGCAATTTTCTCGACGCCTTGCACTTGGTGCGAGATGCCTTAACCAGTTCGCTGGACAATGCCTTAAACGAACGCGGCGGCCTGTCGGAAGTGCGCAGATATTCCAGTGGCCATCCAAACCATTTCGGCATTCGTCTGGAATTCTTGCTTGCTAACGGGCAAAGAGGGCATTATGCATTCAATGTTGGCGCGCTTTCCGGCCAAGGCTACAAAGTGCAGACCGAGGAATGCGTATTGGAAGGTATCGGTAGAGGCCCGTTTTTCCAGATCGATAAAGGCAAACTGCGCAACACTAGCGAGTCGACGTTCCCCTCTGTGACCTCCGACCGTTTGGCCTTGGTCGCCGCTTCCGGCATGACCGAATTTCGTCCGGTTTTCGATTTGCTCTCCACCATGGGATTTTACAATTTGAATCCCAAGTTAATGCGCGAACTGCAAAAACCGCAAGAGGGTAGGTTATTAAAGCCGGTCGGAGAAAACATCGCCAGTGTCATAGGCCATTTAGAAAGAGTTTCGCCGGAACGCATGACCATCATCCAGGACTATTTGCAAACCGTCGTACCTATGGTTCATGGCGTGGAGCGTAAGTCCATTGGCCCGATGGAGACTTTGGAATTTCGGCAGGACATGGCCGGCGCTAAGCACCCCTGGCGCTTTCTGGCACAAAACATGTCGGACGGCACGTTAAGGGCACTGGGAATATTGGCTGCGCTATTTCAGGGTAACCCGGATTACGCCCCCACCTTGATCGGTATCGAAGAGCCGGAGACGGCTTTGCATCCGGCGGCAAGTTCGGCTTTGCGCGAAGCGCTGAATCGGGCGTCGCAAGAAACTCAAATCATCGTCACCAGCCACAGTCCGGACCTGCTCGACGATTTGCAGTTAAGCGCCGATTCATTATTGTCAGTGGTTTCCGAAAAAGGTGAAACCCGGATCGGCCCTATCGACGAAGCGTCTCGGCAAGCGATGCGAGACTCGCTGTTTTCTGCCGGCGAATTGCTGCGTCTGAATCAATTGGTTCCCGACCGCAAACAACTGGAATTGGAAGAACAAAAGCAAACCGATTTATTTGGAGATAGTCGGCCGTGA